The following are encoded in a window of Desulfurellaceae bacterium genomic DNA:
- a CDS encoding methionyl-tRNA formyltransferase produces MRIILIGQAAFAEKTLEKLVDRGEEVVAVFCPPDAAEGRFDPVKQRAIDLGIPVHQHKSMKREQAEVVKKFADLNADLAILAFVTQIVPPAVFNTPKWGSICFHPSLLPKYRGRSAMNWALINGETTTGLTLFWVDEGIDTGPILLQKEVAVDPDDTTGTLYFNKIFSLGVDAIAESVDLIRAGNPPRLVQDESLANYDPPCADEHGQIDWSKPAQQIYNQIRGCDPQPGAHTVWRDQIGCSLPAARLQPDRCLRSVRRPSASLLPAARWWPGKCAAKARSWPPQKWPNRAVWGWETGWDKDREGVPKGDHGGSSLRFERLQFDQDLAQFDQLSRCDMNRFHPGLCVAGQGVFHFHGFEHHQGLVGLNLIALFDPDLEDFARHRRADFGLPATGLAFALAAATVLGCTEFVHPALDGDQNAAAVADDMSLDRSAVKQHGR; encoded by the coding sequence ATGCGTATTATTTTGATTGGCCAGGCCGCGTTTGCCGAAAAAACCCTGGAGAAGCTGGTCGATAGAGGCGAAGAGGTGGTGGCCGTTTTTTGCCCACCGGACGCGGCCGAAGGCAGATTTGACCCGGTCAAACAACGGGCGATTGATCTCGGTATTCCCGTCCACCAGCACAAGTCGATGAAGCGGGAGCAGGCCGAGGTGGTCAAGAAGTTTGCAGACCTGAACGCCGATCTGGCGATTCTGGCCTTTGTGACCCAGATTGTGCCGCCGGCCGTCTTTAACACGCCCAAGTGGGGCAGTATCTGTTTTCATCCGTCGCTGCTGCCCAAGTATCGTGGCCGGAGCGCGATGAACTGGGCTCTGATCAACGGCGAAACCACAACCGGCCTGACCCTGTTCTGGGTTGATGAGGGGATCGATACCGGGCCGATTCTGTTGCAGAAAGAGGTCGCGGTCGATCCTGACGACACCACCGGCACGCTGTACTTCAACAAAATCTTTTCGCTCGGCGTTGACGCCATTGCCGAGTCGGTTGACCTGATCAGGGCCGGCAATCCGCCCCGCCTGGTTCAGGACGAGTCGCTGGCCAACTACGATCCGCCGTGCGCCGATGAACACGGCCAGATCGACTGGTCCAAGCCCGCCCAGCAGATTTACAACCAGATCCGGGGCTGTGACCCGCAACCCGGCGCGCATACCGTCTGGCGGGACCAGATCGGCTGCAGCCTGCCAGCGGCACGGCTGCAGCCGGACAGGTGCTTGAGGTCGGTCAGGAGACCGTCAGCATCGCTGCTTCCGGCGGCACGCTGGTGGCCGGGAAAATGCGCGGCCAAGGCAAGAAGCTGGCCGCCGCAGAAGTGGCCAAACAGAGCGGTTTGGGGGTGGGAGACAGGCTGGGATAAGGATCGTGAGGGGGTGCCCAAGGGCGACCACGGGGGGTCGTCCCTACGATTCGAGCGGCTCCAGTTCGACCAGGATCTGGCCCAGTTCGACCAGCTCTCCCGGTGCGACATGAATCGTTTTCACCCTGGCCTGTGCGTCGCTGGCCAGGGCGTTTTCCATTTTCATGGCTTCGAGCACCACCAGGGTCTGGTTGGCCTCAACCTCATCGCCCTGTTCGACCCGGACCTCGAGGATTTTGCCCGGCATAGGCGAGCGGATTTCGGGCTCCCAGCCACCGGCTTGGCTTTTGCGCTCGCGGCCGCGACCGTCCTGGGCTGTACTGAATTCGTACACCCGGCCCTCGACGGCGACCAGAATGCGGCCGCCGTGGCTGACGACATGAGCCTGGACCGCTCGGCCGTCAAGCAACATGGACGATGA
- a CDS encoding N-formylglutamate amidohydrolase, giving the protein MDAETAFDILNPDGRFPLLLTCEHASCRVPAAYRNLGLSQAALGRHIGWDIGARAVLEAVVRRLDAPAVCSRYSRLLIDCNRTPHDHDLIVSHSDGTPIPGNQRLSAAERHKRLTRFYQPYHDAVDATLGKLLTGHVRPSLLSLHSFTPALRGQAGHERAFDIGVLFDDYRDVAADLGRRLHQAGYRVRHNEPYSGYEGLIFSARSHGRRHRLVYLELEMNNRLLGQPDSIGRMAEAIGDACVGLFARRDG; this is encoded by the coding sequence CCTGACCTGTGAACACGCCTCGTGTCGGGTGCCGGCCGCATACCGCAATCTCGGCCTGAGCCAGGCCGCCCTGGGCCGGCACATCGGCTGGGATATCGGGGCCCGGGCGGTTCTTGAGGCTGTCGTGCGGAGGCTGGACGCCCCGGCGGTCTGCTCGCGCTACTCGCGTCTGCTCATCGACTGTAACCGCACGCCGCACGATCATGATCTGATCGTCAGCCACAGCGACGGGACACCCATCCCCGGTAATCAGCGCCTCTCGGCAGCCGAGCGGCACAAGCGTCTCACACGGTTTTACCAGCCGTATCACGACGCGGTTGATGCTACGCTCGGGAAGCTGCTGACCGGGCACGTCCGGCCGTCCCTGCTCAGCCTGCACAGTTTTACCCCGGCCCTGCGCGGCCAAGCCGGGCACGAGCGCGCATTTGATATCGGGGTACTGTTTGATGACTACCGGGACGTGGCCGCCGACCTCGGCCGACGCTTGCACCAAGCCGGCTATCGGGTCCGCCATAATGAGCCCTACTCCGGCTATGAGGGACTGATTTTCAGCGCCCGCAGCCATGGCCGGCGGCATCGGCTTGTGTATCTGGAACTGGAAATGAATAATAGGCTGCTCGGGCAGCCCGACAGTATTGGCCGGATGGCGGAGGCCATCGGTGATGCGTGTGTTGGGCTATTCGCTCGACGCGACGGGTAA